The following are encoded in a window of Panicum virgatum strain AP13 chromosome 5N, P.virgatum_v5, whole genome shotgun sequence genomic DNA:
- the LOC120673890 gene encoding CBL-interacting protein kinase 5-like: MEKKPTILMNRYELGRMLGQGTFAKVYHARNLASNQSVAIKVIDKEKVLRVGMIDQIKREISVMRLVRHPNIVQLHEVMASKSKIYFAMEYVRGGELFARVARGRLKEDAARKYFHQLIGAVDFCHSRGVFHRDLKPENLLVDENGNLKVSDFGLSALKECEKQDGLLHTTCGTPAYVAPEIINKKGYDGAKADIWSCGVILFVLLAGYLPFQDTNLMEMYRKISRADVKYPQWFSPDIRKFMSRLLDPNPNTRITIEKLVEHPWFKKGYKPAVMLAQSHGSNSLKDVQVAFSTDHRDNEANKVEQPNSPLKPTSLNAFDIISHSKGFDLSGLFGNNQEQKANSRFMTQKPASAIVSKLEQIAETERFMVKKQDGLVKLQGSKEGRKGQLAIDAEIFEVTPAFYVVEVKKSAGDTLEYEKFCNKDLRPSLRDICWSSQSEEKLPSLAESSH; the protein is encoded by the coding sequence ATGGAGAAGAAGCCCACCATCCTCATGAACCGGTATGAGCTCGGCCGCATGCTCGGGCAGGGTACCTTTGCCAAGGTGTACCATGCCCGGAACCTTGCTTCCAACCAGAGCGTGGCCATTAAGGTCATTGACAAGGAGAAGGTGCTGCGTGTTGGCATGATCGACCAGATCAAGCGGGAGATCTCCGTCATGCGCCTTGTTCGCCACCCCAACATCGTCCAGCTGCACGAGGTCATGGCCAGCAAGAGCAAGATATATTTCGCAATGGAGTATGTCCgtggcggcgagctcttcgCCAGGGTTGCCAGGGGCCGGCTGAAGGAGGATGCTGCGAGGAAGTACTTTCATCAGTTGATTGGGGCTGTGGATTTCTGCCACAGCCGAGGCGTCTTCCACCGGGACCTGAAGCCGGAGAACCTCCTCGTGGACGAGAACGGTAACCTCAAGGTGTCAGACTTTGGCCTGAGTGCCCTCAAGGAGTGCGAGAAGCAGGACGGGTTGTTGCACACGACATGCGGCACACCTGCATATGTTGCACCTGAGATAATCAACAAGAAGGGCTACGATGGAGCAAAGGCGGACATATGGTCTTGCGGTGTCATACTGTTTGTTCTTCTTGCCGGCTATCTCCCATTCCAGGACACAAATCTAATGGAGATGTACCGCAAGATTAGCAGAGCTGATGTCAAGTACCCTCAGTGGTTCTCTCCTGATATCCGGAAGTTCATGTCCAGGCTCCTTGATCCAAATCCAAACACCAGGATCACCATCGAGAAGCTGGTTGAGCACCCGTGGTTCAAGAAGGGGTACAAACCAGCAGTGATGCTGGCACAGTCACACGGTTCAAACAGCCTCAAGGATGTTCAAGTTGCTTTCAGCACCGACCACAGGGACAACGAGGCCAACAAGGTGgaacaaccaaacagccctttGAAGCCAACAAGTTTGAATGCATTTGACATCATCTCGCATTCCAAAGGATTTGATCTGTCAGGCCTGTTCGGCAACAATCAAGAGCAGAAGGCGAATTCACGGTTCATGACCCAAAAGCCAGCATCAGCAATAGTGTCAAAACTAGAGCAGATTGCTGAAACAGAGCGCTTCATGGTGAAGAAACAGGATGGACTGGTGAAGCTGCAGGGGTCCAAAGAAGGGAGGAAAGGGCAGCTCGCAATCGACGCGGAGATCTTCGAAGTGACACCAGCCTTTTATGTCGTCGAGGTGAAGAAGTCAGCAGGGGACACACTGGAGTACGAAAAGTTCTGCAACAAGGACCTAAGACCTTCACTCAGAGACATCTGCTGGAGCAGTCAATCAGAGGAAAAGCTCCCTTCACTGGCTGAGTCATCACATTAA